In Cryptococcus gattii WM276 chromosome A, complete sequence, one genomic interval encodes:
- a CDS encoding Hypothetical protein (Similar to SGTC gene model, INSD accession EAL22949.1; CNBA7170) — MPTAYPVPTQMLQQLWDRFTAWVMRSYPIRDSPLNIRPAMVFATALWVIMLGILGMAPLPELPVNDKALHFFGMGFATFLIYFVIEAPEGPGRRVWYIRQAPLILTLFLSFFWKTFQSLDILSNLFGSSVFLYLAHLAHKRHLRKQEISSLYEPLSASGVGRYRDAQGREHAFDMPSSSGGASSSGGGGRTPRGVSYANAGAGGDEWRGQRGTGTIWDEESESESVGGGSAETERAGGQEWVPAPVFKIDDEDEETQGRVQL, encoded by the exons ATGCCCACAGCTTACCCAGTCCCCACTCAGATGCTCCAACAGCTGTGGGACAGGTTCACAGCATGGGTAATGCGGTCATATCCTATCAGAGACTCTCCACTTAATATTCGCCCA GCAATGGTGTTTGCTACCGCCTTATGGGTTATCATGCTGGGCATACTCGGTATGGCCCCCCTTCCAGAGTTACCTGTGAATGATAAAGCACTCCATTTTTTCGGC ATGGGTTTCGCAACGTTTCTCATATACTTTGTCATTGAAGCGCCAGA AGGACCTGGAAGAAGAGTGTGGTATATCCGACAGGCGCCTTTGATTTTGACGCTTTTCCTCTCGTTCTTC TGGAAGACATTCCAATCCCTTGATATCCTCTCCAACCTCTTCGGCTCTTCGGTCTTCCTTTACCTCGCCCACTTGGCCCACAAACGTCACCTCCGAAAACAAGAAATTTCCTCTTTATACGAACCCCTCTCTGCGAGTGGTGTCGGACGCTACAGGGATGCTCAAGGACGGGAACACGCTTTCGACATGCCATCGTCTTCAGGTGGAGCCAGCAGCAGTGGTGGTGGGGGACGTACTCCCCGTGGCGTCTCGTATGCAAATGCAGGCGCGGGTGGGGATGAATGGAGGGGACAGAGGGGGACGGGCACAATTTGGGACGAGGAAAGTGAGAGTGAGAGTGTTGGGGGAGGAAGTGCGGAAACGGAGCGAGCAGGTGGGCAAGAGTGGGTCCCGGCGCCAGTGTTCAAAattgatgatgaggatgaggagacGCAAGGAAGGGTACAGCTGTAA